In Terriglobales bacterium, the following proteins share a genomic window:
- a CDS encoding pitrilysin family protein, whose product MKRLFVILSFLVLLTASLSGQDMASFEKRVTVKKLANGLTVVICERPEAPVVSFFTHVDVGDAQDPKGETGLAHMFEHMAFKGTDKIGSTNWPAEKLALQKVEQAYQAYDAERTKEVGRDEQKIAATKQAWEDAREQAEKYVSVNQYDEILERNGAEGMNANTSEDETQYYYSLPSNRVELWAYMESERFLHPVFREFYKERDVVHEERRMRVDSSPQGRLIEQFQAAAFVVHPYHNEGIGDASEIESFSATDARKFFEKYYVPANMVVAIVGDVKAAQVMPIVEKYFGRLPARPKPEPLKVVEPPQRSERSVRIFDTAQPIYLEGYHKPDFRDPDDAVYDVLSDLFSNGRTSRLYRALVRDKKIAAVAEGFGGFPGNKYPNLFAFYAIPTRGHTPQELQAAIHEEIDRLINQDVTDEELQMVKIRAKADLIRGLANNEGLAQQLGITQAYYGDWRELFRQVDRIEKVTKADIRRVAATTFTRDNRTTAFLENNAVASNSASSNSKAGAKQ is encoded by the coding sequence ATGAAACGTCTCTTTGTGATTCTCTCTTTCCTTGTCTTGCTGACCGCTTCTCTCTCCGGCCAGGATATGGCCTCTTTCGAAAAGCGGGTCACGGTGAAAAAACTTGCCAACGGGCTCACGGTCGTGATCTGTGAACGTCCTGAGGCCCCGGTGGTCTCTTTCTTTACCCATGTTGACGTGGGTGATGCGCAAGATCCCAAGGGCGAGACCGGCCTGGCGCATATGTTTGAGCACATGGCCTTCAAGGGCACAGACAAGATTGGTTCGACCAACTGGCCCGCCGAGAAACTGGCGCTGCAGAAGGTGGAGCAAGCCTACCAGGCCTATGACGCGGAGCGCACCAAAGAAGTAGGCCGCGATGAGCAGAAGATTGCCGCCACAAAACAAGCCTGGGAAGACGCCCGGGAACAGGCCGAGAAGTACGTATCGGTCAACCAGTATGACGAAATCCTCGAGCGCAACGGCGCTGAGGGCATGAATGCCAACACTAGTGAGGATGAAACCCAGTACTACTATTCCCTGCCCTCCAATCGCGTCGAGCTTTGGGCTTATATGGAATCAGAGCGTTTTCTGCATCCCGTGTTCCGGGAGTTTTACAAGGAGCGCGACGTGGTGCATGAGGAGCGCCGCATGCGCGTCGACAGCAGTCCGCAAGGACGGCTGATAGAGCAGTTCCAGGCGGCAGCATTTGTAGTGCATCCTTATCACAATGAGGGAATCGGAGACGCATCGGAGATCGAAAGTTTTTCCGCCACCGATGCCCGCAAGTTTTTTGAGAAATACTACGTGCCGGCCAACATGGTAGTGGCCATTGTTGGCGACGTGAAGGCGGCGCAGGTCATGCCGATCGTCGAAAAATATTTTGGCCGGCTGCCGGCCAGGCCCAAGCCTGAGCCGCTGAAGGTGGTGGAACCGCCACAGCGCTCCGAACGTTCGGTCAGGATATTTGACACGGCGCAACCGATTTACCTCGAAGGCTATCACAAGCCTGACTTTCGCGATCCTGATGACGCCGTATATGACGTGTTGAGCGATCTGTTCTCCAATGGCCGCACCTCGCGGCTTTACCGCGCTCTGGTGCGCGATAAAAAAATCGCGGCGGTGGCGGAAGGATTCGGCGGATTTCCAGGAAATAAATATCCCAACCTGTTCGCCTTCTACGCCATTCCCACCCGGGGACATACTCCCCAGGAATTGCAGGCGGCCATCCACGAAGAGATTGACCGGCTGATCAACCAGGACGTGACCGACGAAGAGCTGCAAATGGTGAAGATACGCGCCAAGGCCGACCTGATCCGTGGGCTGGCCAATAACGAAGGGCTGGCGCAGCAGCTCGGCATCACACAGGCCTATTACGGCGACTGGCGCGAGCTGTTTCGCCAGGTTGACCGCATTGAAAAGGTGACCAAGGCCGATATCCGGCGAGTGGCAGCCACGACCTTCACGCGCGACAACCGCACCACCGCCTTTCTGGAGAACAACGCCGTAGCGTCTAACTCCGCATCATCGAATTCCAAAGCAGGAGCCAAGCAATGA
- a CDS encoding insulinase family protein: protein MNLQNRALRTLLSAALLLSLAGVAQSQENDQGSAQEKSSGPSAAPEKKTSAGLTRKKGEAAAAPAGSKPWEKIAVPPLHAFHPQHPKRIEFSNGLVVFLQEDHELPLIDGTIRIRGGSRDEPANKAGLAAVFGHTWRLGGTTSKSGDELDDFLEARAAKVETTSTVDSSILSWSCLKENFDDVLNIAADVLEHPEFRQDKIDLTKKQIDTAISRRNDDPESIAGREANKLAYGAQSPYAITPEYYTVAAVTRADLLDWHKQYVHPNNMILGIVGDFDSAVMEAKLREVFGGLPRGPAAERDPKVAIDPAPPGIYFVEKDDVNQSTIEMVHLGIRRDNPDYYAISVMNEILGGGFSGRLLSNCRTKRGLAYGVGGGVGAFYGHVGTFRLSMGTKSSTTAAGITCLYDQLDDLEKQPVTEVELKRGKDTILNSFIFQFDDKDKVLQEQMVYEYFGYPPDFLERFPENIKKVTVDDVERVARKYIHKDQLKVLVVGNSKDFDRDLSTFGKVNKIDIAIPEEAPSGAPAAAKSIGSNPEGKALIAKVAASLGDKKKLRAVKSIRQTLTSVRKTPQGEIPLDLDQTIIYPDQVYVKAKTPMGEMVTLITPQNASMSMGGQHRDMSSAMRDENLKVVRRDLVYIAQHAGDAKFTFNASGDDTVQGVPAKALAINADGVEVKWYVDPDTGHLLRAAFHTLSMQGPVDRVVDYSDWRDTGGLSLPYKRTVTENGETSSEDTIKSIELNPAVDPKLFTP from the coding sequence ATGAACCTTCAGAATCGAGCGCTGCGTACGCTGCTCAGTGCAGCCCTTTTGCTGTCCCTGGCCGGAGTGGCCCAGTCTCAGGAAAACGATCAGGGAAGCGCCCAGGAAAAGAGCTCCGGGCCCTCCGCTGCCCCGGAAAAGAAAACATCGGCTGGGCTCACGCGAAAAAAGGGCGAGGCTGCGGCCGCGCCGGCCGGCTCCAAGCCCTGGGAGAAGATTGCAGTTCCGCCGCTGCACGCATTCCATCCGCAGCATCCCAAGCGCATCGAGTTTTCCAACGGTCTGGTGGTTTTCCTGCAGGAAGACCACGAATTGCCTTTGATCGATGGAACCATTCGCATTCGCGGCGGTTCGCGTGACGAACCCGCGAACAAAGCCGGATTGGCGGCCGTATTTGGGCATACCTGGCGCCTGGGCGGCACCACCAGCAAGAGCGGTGATGAGCTAGATGACTTTTTGGAAGCGCGTGCGGCTAAGGTGGAAACCACGAGCACCGTGGATTCCTCAATTCTCTCCTGGTCGTGCCTGAAAGAAAACTTTGACGACGTGCTGAACATCGCGGCCGACGTGCTCGAGCATCCCGAGTTCAGGCAAGACAAGATTGACCTGACCAAAAAACAGATTGATACGGCTATTTCGCGCCGCAACGATGATCCTGAATCTATCGCCGGGCGCGAAGCCAACAAACTTGCTTATGGCGCTCAAAGTCCATACGCCATCACTCCGGAGTATTACACCGTCGCCGCCGTCACCCGCGCCGACCTGTTGGATTGGCACAAGCAATATGTTCATCCCAACAACATGATCCTGGGGATTGTGGGAGATTTCGACTCCGCTGTCATGGAGGCCAAACTGCGCGAGGTTTTTGGCGGGCTGCCGCGCGGACCCGCGGCCGAGCGCGACCCCAAAGTCGCCATTGATCCCGCCCCGCCGGGAATTTATTTCGTCGAAAAAGATGACGTCAACCAAAGCACCATTGAGATGGTGCACCTGGGAATTCGGCGAGACAATCCCGATTATTACGCGATTTCGGTCATGAATGAGATTCTTGGCGGCGGATTCTCCGGCCGGCTGCTTTCGAACTGCCGTACCAAGCGCGGACTCGCCTATGGCGTCGGAGGCGGCGTCGGGGCCTTTTATGGCCACGTTGGGACCTTCAGGCTTTCCATGGGCACCAAGAGCAGCACCACGGCCGCGGGCATTACCTGCCTTTACGACCAGTTAGATGACCTGGAAAAGCAGCCGGTAACCGAAGTTGAACTCAAGCGCGGCAAAGACACCATCTTGAACTCATTCATCTTCCAATTTGACGATAAAGACAAAGTCCTGCAAGAGCAGATGGTCTACGAATACTTTGGCTATCCTCCCGACTTTCTGGAACGCTTCCCCGAAAACATTAAGAAAGTCACGGTTGATGATGTGGAACGGGTGGCGCGCAAATACATCCACAAAGACCAGTTGAAGGTGCTGGTGGTAGGCAATTCCAAGGATTTTGACCGCGATCTTTCCACTTTTGGGAAGGTCAATAAGATTGACATCGCCATTCCTGAAGAGGCTCCCTCCGGCGCGCCGGCTGCCGCTAAATCCATAGGCTCAAACCCGGAGGGCAAGGCCCTGATTGCCAAGGTCGCGGCCTCCCTCGGCGACAAGAAAAAACTGCGCGCCGTGAAATCCATACGGCAAACCCTCACCAGCGTCCGTAAGACTCCGCAGGGCGAAATTCCACTCGACCTGGACCAGACCATCATCTATCCCGACCAGGTGTATGTGAAGGCAAAGACCCCCATGGGCGAGATGGTGACCTTAATCACACCGCAAAATGCCTCTATGAGTATGGGAGGGCAGCACCGGGATATGTCCTCGGCCATGCGTGATGAGAACCTGAAGGTGGTCAGGCGCGATCTGGTCTACATCGCGCAACACGCCGGGGACGCGAAATTTACCTTTAACGCCTCCGGCGACGACACCGTTCAGGGAGTACCGGCGAAAGCTCTGGCCATCAATGCCGACGGAGTTGAAGTAAAGTGGTATGTCGACCCCGATACCGGCCATCTGTTGCGCGCTGCCTTTCACACCCTAAGCATGCAGGGTCCGGTGGACCGCGTGGTCGATTACTCCGATTGGCGCGACACCGGCGGCCTCTCGCTCCCTTATAAACGAACCGTCACGGAAAACGGTGAGACTTCGAGCGAAGATACCATCAAGTCGATCGAACTGAACCCCGCGGTTGATCCCAAGCTGTTTACGCCGTGA